The Astyanax mexicanus isolate ESR-SI-001 chromosome 7, AstMex3_surface, whole genome shotgun sequence genome has a window encoding:
- the rab11fip5a gene encoding uncharacterized protein rab11fip5a isoform X1 has protein sequence MCSVNAADEEQRWVPTHVQVLVIRARGLRAKGKHGTSDAYTLMQLGKEKYSTCVVEKSTAPEWSEECSFELQPGVLEEGGRDACAPGSCDLTLTVMHRALIGLDVFLGQAVIPLDKAFSERICMKNEWYKLHSKTEKKVKERGELQVTVQFTRHNLTASMYDLSKPRSAFGKLRERMRAKKRSADEESSSAIVPGGYGALARMRGRLPSDGGGEEDYEDDEGGELRRSKMRSFFLRGRLRKSSDTRSSTSLGSESSESSSRGGSLSPTAGISVVVSDLSNSPSNSSNLTADNSPEHTVAPSPQVSPVKHAFDEPCDNSIPVPNSLTNDNDFHILLPSVCVNGNPVETSPLTHQPPTLILQQPKPQPQTQQEPTRTPPQTSSPEKKLTRPHTAKPQVDPQTQLPKVESKPKLEPKLSGLGLLQKGSALSLSLQNLSRRGEERKGGGPIDGRRWSFDRPGDEEKAAIAAALENAGLITDEPEVEAMTVSETEVPSKKKRGLFSHGRGGESAGKGSGTGKEETGHGQPPTEGKHRGWFSSKDSKPSQLLALQDSSPSKTKPPSTLTLTDPSQGTAHQYTNPFTSPPLLSPANPFFSHLQQNPFFQDLCTVTLTPALPSLFSPDCTQSTAPSFSTSNYTSPSGLHEAGHTNGHSVNNKASEMAIKPKDIHISDECGLNPDWDNFLSNTIKPSKPPPLIKPPDPTPSGGECGLTLSNISNTTPACTFPDTLDSSNTILHPSANSICWRAGDTDLNSSPAQEALVSDFDSSLPQNSSIEFSELNTLACPYPSISVCSVNQDSFSAVSDRENFVVEPQITSLCSDAFSALSLSFVSSEVSPFGNKSLDSLWPEVGKKTKHELVKCPSSEMLIDDTDKSVETLKSKGLSSEESLEPTIITSDSPDYQTLESSHLQTRTDHLKFNKSTTNDKGNVGVVDLKECVVKDETHLHGLSVPAGTRYQSVLNATAVVEEKDAEGEPGCIMSLDKTDASPVKDGSLIDNLEVIMTSSPGVSSNIQEDISDWPPDPCRGNLRVDIEQLTVETPFVSRQTPSVGYLHPLSANVSMETEPSALIAALSPGSQFFHSLYTSVDSEQYVTCRSLHSSLSTHFQEPEPEHDAFQEAKPKESQGVLPVNDLLQKNMSEIESSQKTPEVFQKTDNVRNGFQFDPLNPPVCHESMPNFNTSKKTLLKCDLIDEAVGAGMTNEANERTVDMMLNHNLKQEEKKVTPLKKMTRTEEEYVKSDPQLCLVNTQTDLPESHLSHDVRHDTAHGVQPAENLNDTLCDLLSEPSSSITQDLVTTDLLLEKIFVPGHNAASTIKTVAVEHSQTKNSDKNSNTQEATAALRCTESLYLDNCKAKPPLPEPSSIEQPTLPHSLLWDLLPLASSTPDIVVGTNTLSSFPFPKMPPTPANSSQSTVLAAALLPPTQLVSHAPLPQETHQVPTPNSPHPVKPLTPPDEKRSEGRSVLEKLKSTIHPGRSHHGDQDSEKKALVEGGGSYYHLNHSELVSLLLQRDAELQQEKEEYERRGMLLEKREVEIKKMKVIIRDLEDYIDTLLVRIMEQTPTLLQVRSKMK, from the exons ATGTGCTCAGTGAACGCCGCGGACGAGGAGCAGAGATGGGTGCCCACGCACGTGCAGGTGCTGGTGATCCGTGCGCGCGGCTTGCGCGCCAAGGGCAAGCACGGCACGAGCGACGCGTACACGCTGATGCAGCTGGGCAAGGAGAAGTACTCCACGTGCGTGGTGGAGAAGAGCACGGCGCCCGAGTGGAGCGAGGAGTGTTCGTTCGAGCTGCAGCCCGGCGTGCTCGAGGAGGGCGGCCGCGACGCGTGCGCCCCGGGGAGCTGCGACCTGACCCTCACCGTCATGCACCGCGCGCTCATCGGCCTCGACGTGTTCCTGGGCCAGGCCGTGATCCCCCTGGACAAGGCCTTCAGCGAGCGGATATGCATGAAGAACGA ATGGTACAAGCTTCACTCAAAGACTGAAAAAAAGGTGAAGGAAAGAGGGGAGCTCCAGGTAACCGTGCAGTTCACACGCCACAACCTGACGGCCAGCATGTATGACCTCTCCAAGCCTCGCTCTGCCTTTGGAAAGCTGCGAGAGCGCATGCGTGCCAAAAAACGAAGCGCAGACGAAGAGTCTTCCTCTGCTATCGTCCCTGGGGGCTATGGGGCGCTGGCGCGGATGAGGGGCCGGTTACCGAGCgatggaggaggagaagaagactATGAAGATGACGAGGGTGGGGAGCTGAGGAGAAGTAAGATGAGGAGTTTCTTCTTGCGGGGAAGGTTAAGGAAGTCTTCAGATACACGCTCTAGCACATCACTGGGCTCCGAGAGTAGTGAGTCGTCTTCCAGAGGAGGCAGTCTCAGCCCTACAGCTGGTATCAGTGTGGTGGTTTCTGATCTGTCCAACTCCCCTAGTAACAGCAGCAACCTGACAGCAGATAACAGCCCAG AGCACACAGTAGCACCATCACCGCAGGTCTCTCCTGTCAAGCATGCGTTTGATGAGCCATGTGACAATAGCATCCCGGTGCCTAATTCCCTAACTAACGACAATGACTTCCACATTCTTCTGCCCTCTGTCTGTGTGAATGGGAATCCGGTGGAAACATCTCCACTTACTCATCAACCACCAACACTGATACTGCAACAGCCCAAGCCACAGCCGCAGACCCAACAAGAACCAACCAGAACGCCACCTCAGACGAGTTCACCAGAGAAAAAACTGACTCGGCCTCACACAGCAAAACCACAGGTAGACCCTCAGACACAGCTGCCGAAGGTGGAGTCAAAGCCCAAGCTTGAGCCTAAGCTGTCAGGTCTAGGGCTTCTGCAGAAGGGCTccgcactctccctctctctgcagaACCTCTCTCGACGTGGAGAGGAGCGGAAAGGCGGAGGGCCGATAGATGGGCGGCGCTGGTCTTTTGATAGACCTGGAGATGAGGAGAAAGCTGCTATTGCTGCTGCACTGGAGAACGCTGGGTTGATTACTGATGAGCCAGAGGTGGAGGCGATGACTGTTTCTGAGACAGAAGTGCCAAGCAAGAAGAAGCGGGGTTTGTTTTCACATGGGCGGGGCGGTGAATCTGCTGGGAAAGGATCGGGAACAGGCAAAGAAGAAACAGGCCATGGCCAGCCACCTACAGAAGGAAAACACAGAGGATGGTTTAGCTCTAAGGATAGTAAACCCAG CCAGCTTCTTGCTCTTCAGGACTCCAGCCCCAGCAAAACCAAACCTCCTTCAACCTTGACCCTAACAGACCCCTCACAGGGCACAGCCCACCAGTACACTAATCCATTCACCTCACCCCCATTGCTCTCCCCTGCCAACCCTTTCTTTTCTCATCTGCAGCAGAATCCTTTTTTCCAGGATCTGTGTACTGTTACTTTAACTCCCGCTTTGCCCTCTCTTTTTAGCCCAGACTGCACTCAATCTACAGCACCTTCCTTCAGTACAAGCAACTACACTTCTCCTTCAGGCTTACATGAGGCTGGACATACAAATGGACACTCTGTGAACAACAAAGCATCAGAAATGGCTATAAAACCTAAGGATATTCATATATCAGATGAGTGTGGATTAAATCCAGACTGGGATAACTTCTTAAGCAATACAATAAAGCCATCAAAGCCTCCTCCTCTGATCAAACCACCTGACCCAACACCTTCAGGTGGTGAGTGTGGTCTGACTTTGTCTAATATAAGTAACACTACACCAGCATGCACTTTCCCTGATACTTTAGACTCTTCTAACACAATTCTTCATCCTTCAGCTAATTCCATTTGCTGGAGGGCTGGCGATACTGACCTCAATAGCTCTCCTGCCCAGGAAGCTCTAGTGTCTGACTTTGACTCATCCTTGCCTCAGAACTCAAGTATAGAGTTCTCTGAACTCAACACACTGGCCTGTCCTTACCCTTCAATTTCAGTGTGCTCTGTTAATCAGGACAGTTTTAGTGCAGTCTCTGATCGAGAGAACTTTGTAGTGGAGCCTCAAATCACATCTCTGTGCAGCGATGCATTCAGTGCATTGTCATTGTCCTTTGTATCTTCTGAAGTATCACCATTTGGCAACAAATCCTTAGATTCTCTATGGCCTGAGGTCGGCAAGAAGACCAAACATGAGCTTGTCAAATGTCCTTCTTCTGAAATGTTAATAGATGACACTGATAAGTCTGTGGAAACCCTCAAGTCTAAAGGCTTGAGCTCAGAGGAGAGTCTGGAGCCTACCATCATCACATCTGACTCCCCTGACTATCAGACTTTGGAATCAAGTCATTTACAAACAAGGACAGATCATCTCAAATTCAATAAGAGTACCACAAACGATAAAGGAAATGTGGGAGTTGTAGATTTGAAAGAGTGTGTCGTTAAGGATGAAACACACTTGCATGGGTTGTCAGTACCAGCAGGAACCAGATACCAGAGTGTATTGAACGCAACAGCAGTAGTGGAAGAGAAAGATGCTGAAGGTGAACCAGGGTGTATTATGTCCTTGGACAAAACTGACGCTAGTCCTGTCAAAGATGGCTCATTGATTGACAACTTGGAGGTCATTATGACATCCTCTCCAGGAGTCTCAAGCAACATCCAGGAGGACATCAGTGATTGGCCACCTGATCCATGCAGGGGCAACCTGAGGGTCGATATCGAACAACTTACGGTAGAGACACCATTTGTTAGCAGACAGACACCGTCTGTAGGTTACCTCCATCCTCTTAGTGCCAACGTGAGCATGGAGACAGAGCCAAGTGCTCTGATTGCAGCACTGTCTCCTGGCAGCCAGTTCTTCCACAGCCTGTATACTAGTGTAGATTCAGAGCAGTACGTCACCTGCAGGTCACTGCACAGTTCCCTGTCCACTCATTTTCAAGAACCTGAGCCAGAACATGACGCTTTTCAGGAAGCCAAACCAAAAGAATCTCAGGGGGTGTTGCCAGTCAATGACCTATTACAGAAGAACATGTCAGAAATAGAGAGCAGCCAAAAAACACCTGAAGTCTTTCAAAAAACAGACAATGTCAGGAATGGTTTTCAGTTTGATCCGTTAAATCCACCAGTATGTCATGAATCCATGCCAAATTTTAATACTTCTAAGAAAACCTTACTAAAATGTGACCTCATAGATGAGGCTGTAGGGGCTGGTATGACAAATGAAGCAAATGAACGAACTGTGGACATGATGCTCAACCATAATTTAAAACAGGAGGAAAAAAAGGTTACCCCTTTAAAAAAGATGACGAGGACAGAAGAAGaatatgtgaagtcagaccctCAACTATGTTTGGTGAATACCCAGACCGATCTACCTGAATCCCATTTGTCCCACGATGTGCGCCATGACACAGCACATGGTGTCCAGCCTGCCGAGAACCTAAATGACACTTTGTGTGATTTACTGTCTGAACCAAGCTCCAGCATCACCCAGGACTTAGTTACAACAGATTTGCTTTTAGAGAAGATTTTTGTTCCCGGGCACAATGCAGCATCTACTATCAAAACAGTTGCTGTTGAGCACTCTCAAACAAAGAATTCAGACAAAAACAGTAATACACAAGAAGCTACAGCTGCTCTACGTTGTACAGAAAGCTTGTACTTGGACAACTGTAAAGCTAAACCGCCTCTACCTGAACCCTCAAGCATAGAACAGCCGACCCTTCCCCATTCTTTGCTTTGGGACCTCTTGCCCCTAGCCTCGTCTACACCAGATATAGTAGTAGGCACTAATACTCTGTCCTCGTTCCCCTTCCCTAAAATGCCACCAACTCCAGCAAATTCATCCCAGAGTACTGTGCTGGCTGCTGCTCTTCTTCCCCCTACCCAGCTTGTATCTCATGCTCCTTTACCACAGGAAACACATCAGGTGCCAACTCCC
- the rab11fip5a gene encoding uncharacterized protein rab11fip5a isoform X3, producing MYDLSKPRSAFGKLRERMRAKKRSADEESSSAIVPGGYGALARMRGRLPSDGGGEEDYEDDEGGELRRSKMRSFFLRGRLRKSSDTRSSTSLGSESSESSSRGGSLSPTAGISVVVSDLSNSPSNSSNLTADNSPEHTVAPSPQVSPVKHAFDEPCDNSIPVPNSLTNDNDFHILLPSVCVNGNPVETSPLTHQPPTLILQQPKPQPQTQQEPTRTPPQTSSPEKKLTRPHTAKPQVDPQTQLPKVESKPKLEPKLSGLGLLQKGSALSLSLQNLSRRGEERKGGGPIDGRRWSFDRPGDEEKAAIAAALENAGLITDEPEVEAMTVSETEVPSKKKRGLFSHGRGGESAGKGSGTGKEETGHGQPPTEGKHRGWFSSKDSKPSQLLALQDSSPSKTKPPSTLTLTDPSQGTAHQYTNPFTSPPLLSPANPFFSHLQQNPFFQDLCTVTLTPALPSLFSPDCTQSTAPSFSTSNYTSPSGLHEAGHTNGHSVNNKASEMAIKPKDIHISDECGLNPDWDNFLSNTIKPSKPPPLIKPPDPTPSGGECGLTLSNISNTTPACTFPDTLDSSNTILHPSANSICWRAGDTDLNSSPAQEALVSDFDSSLPQNSSIEFSELNTLACPYPSISVCSVNQDSFSAVSDRENFVVEPQITSLCSDAFSALSLSFVSSEVSPFGNKSLDSLWPEVGKKTKHELVKCPSSEMLIDDTDKSVETLKSKGLSSEESLEPTIITSDSPDYQTLESSHLQTRTDHLKFNKSTTNDKGNVGVVDLKECVVKDETHLHGLSVPAGTRYQSVLNATAVVEEKDAEGEPGCIMSLDKTDASPVKDGSLIDNLEVIMTSSPGVSSNIQEDISDWPPDPCRGNLRVDIEQLTVETPFVSRQTPSVGYLHPLSANVSMETEPSALIAALSPGSQFFHSLYTSVDSEQYVTCRSLHSSLSTHFQEPEPEHDAFQEAKPKESQGVLPVNDLLQKNMSEIESSQKTPEVFQKTDNVRNGFQFDPLNPPVCHESMPNFNTSKKTLLKCDLIDEAVGAGMTNEANERTVDMMLNHNLKQEEKKVTPLKKMTRTEEEYVKSDPQLCLVNTQTDLPESHLSHDVRHDTAHGVQPAENLNDTLCDLLSEPSSSITQDLVTTDLLLEKIFVPGHNAASTIKTVAVEHSQTKNSDKNSNTQEATAALRCTESLYLDNCKAKPPLPEPSSIEQPTLPHSLLWDLLPLASSTPDIVVGTNTLSSFPFPKMPPTPANSSQSTVLAAALLPPTQLVSHAPLPQETHQVPTPNSPHPVKPLTPPDEKRSEGRSVLEKLKSTIHPGRSHHGDQDSEKKALVEGGGSYYHLNHSELVSLLLQRDAELQQEKEEYERRGMLLEKREVEIKKMKVIIRDLEDYIDTLLVRIMEQTPTLLQVRSKMK from the exons ATGTATGACCTCTCCAAGCCTCGCTCTGCCTTTGGAAAGCTGCGAGAGCGCATGCGTGCCAAAAAACGAAGCGCAGACGAAGAGTCTTCCTCTGCTATCGTCCCTGGGGGCTATGGGGCGCTGGCGCGGATGAGGGGCCGGTTACCGAGCgatggaggaggagaagaagactATGAAGATGACGAGGGTGGGGAGCTGAGGAGAAGTAAGATGAGGAGTTTCTTCTTGCGGGGAAGGTTAAGGAAGTCTTCAGATACACGCTCTAGCACATCACTGGGCTCCGAGAGTAGTGAGTCGTCTTCCAGAGGAGGCAGTCTCAGCCCTACAGCTGGTATCAGTGTGGTGGTTTCTGATCTGTCCAACTCCCCTAGTAACAGCAGCAACCTGACAGCAGATAACAGCCCAG AGCACACAGTAGCACCATCACCGCAGGTCTCTCCTGTCAAGCATGCGTTTGATGAGCCATGTGACAATAGCATCCCGGTGCCTAATTCCCTAACTAACGACAATGACTTCCACATTCTTCTGCCCTCTGTCTGTGTGAATGGGAATCCGGTGGAAACATCTCCACTTACTCATCAACCACCAACACTGATACTGCAACAGCCCAAGCCACAGCCGCAGACCCAACAAGAACCAACCAGAACGCCACCTCAGACGAGTTCACCAGAGAAAAAACTGACTCGGCCTCACACAGCAAAACCACAGGTAGACCCTCAGACACAGCTGCCGAAGGTGGAGTCAAAGCCCAAGCTTGAGCCTAAGCTGTCAGGTCTAGGGCTTCTGCAGAAGGGCTccgcactctccctctctctgcagaACCTCTCTCGACGTGGAGAGGAGCGGAAAGGCGGAGGGCCGATAGATGGGCGGCGCTGGTCTTTTGATAGACCTGGAGATGAGGAGAAAGCTGCTATTGCTGCTGCACTGGAGAACGCTGGGTTGATTACTGATGAGCCAGAGGTGGAGGCGATGACTGTTTCTGAGACAGAAGTGCCAAGCAAGAAGAAGCGGGGTTTGTTTTCACATGGGCGGGGCGGTGAATCTGCTGGGAAAGGATCGGGAACAGGCAAAGAAGAAACAGGCCATGGCCAGCCACCTACAGAAGGAAAACACAGAGGATGGTTTAGCTCTAAGGATAGTAAACCCAG CCAGCTTCTTGCTCTTCAGGACTCCAGCCCCAGCAAAACCAAACCTCCTTCAACCTTGACCCTAACAGACCCCTCACAGGGCACAGCCCACCAGTACACTAATCCATTCACCTCACCCCCATTGCTCTCCCCTGCCAACCCTTTCTTTTCTCATCTGCAGCAGAATCCTTTTTTCCAGGATCTGTGTACTGTTACTTTAACTCCCGCTTTGCCCTCTCTTTTTAGCCCAGACTGCACTCAATCTACAGCACCTTCCTTCAGTACAAGCAACTACACTTCTCCTTCAGGCTTACATGAGGCTGGACATACAAATGGACACTCTGTGAACAACAAAGCATCAGAAATGGCTATAAAACCTAAGGATATTCATATATCAGATGAGTGTGGATTAAATCCAGACTGGGATAACTTCTTAAGCAATACAATAAAGCCATCAAAGCCTCCTCCTCTGATCAAACCACCTGACCCAACACCTTCAGGTGGTGAGTGTGGTCTGACTTTGTCTAATATAAGTAACACTACACCAGCATGCACTTTCCCTGATACTTTAGACTCTTCTAACACAATTCTTCATCCTTCAGCTAATTCCATTTGCTGGAGGGCTGGCGATACTGACCTCAATAGCTCTCCTGCCCAGGAAGCTCTAGTGTCTGACTTTGACTCATCCTTGCCTCAGAACTCAAGTATAGAGTTCTCTGAACTCAACACACTGGCCTGTCCTTACCCTTCAATTTCAGTGTGCTCTGTTAATCAGGACAGTTTTAGTGCAGTCTCTGATCGAGAGAACTTTGTAGTGGAGCCTCAAATCACATCTCTGTGCAGCGATGCATTCAGTGCATTGTCATTGTCCTTTGTATCTTCTGAAGTATCACCATTTGGCAACAAATCCTTAGATTCTCTATGGCCTGAGGTCGGCAAGAAGACCAAACATGAGCTTGTCAAATGTCCTTCTTCTGAAATGTTAATAGATGACACTGATAAGTCTGTGGAAACCCTCAAGTCTAAAGGCTTGAGCTCAGAGGAGAGTCTGGAGCCTACCATCATCACATCTGACTCCCCTGACTATCAGACTTTGGAATCAAGTCATTTACAAACAAGGACAGATCATCTCAAATTCAATAAGAGTACCACAAACGATAAAGGAAATGTGGGAGTTGTAGATTTGAAAGAGTGTGTCGTTAAGGATGAAACACACTTGCATGGGTTGTCAGTACCAGCAGGAACCAGATACCAGAGTGTATTGAACGCAACAGCAGTAGTGGAAGAGAAAGATGCTGAAGGTGAACCAGGGTGTATTATGTCCTTGGACAAAACTGACGCTAGTCCTGTCAAAGATGGCTCATTGATTGACAACTTGGAGGTCATTATGACATCCTCTCCAGGAGTCTCAAGCAACATCCAGGAGGACATCAGTGATTGGCCACCTGATCCATGCAGGGGCAACCTGAGGGTCGATATCGAACAACTTACGGTAGAGACACCATTTGTTAGCAGACAGACACCGTCTGTAGGTTACCTCCATCCTCTTAGTGCCAACGTGAGCATGGAGACAGAGCCAAGTGCTCTGATTGCAGCACTGTCTCCTGGCAGCCAGTTCTTCCACAGCCTGTATACTAGTGTAGATTCAGAGCAGTACGTCACCTGCAGGTCACTGCACAGTTCCCTGTCCACTCATTTTCAAGAACCTGAGCCAGAACATGACGCTTTTCAGGAAGCCAAACCAAAAGAATCTCAGGGGGTGTTGCCAGTCAATGACCTATTACAGAAGAACATGTCAGAAATAGAGAGCAGCCAAAAAACACCTGAAGTCTTTCAAAAAACAGACAATGTCAGGAATGGTTTTCAGTTTGATCCGTTAAATCCACCAGTATGTCATGAATCCATGCCAAATTTTAATACTTCTAAGAAAACCTTACTAAAATGTGACCTCATAGATGAGGCTGTAGGGGCTGGTATGACAAATGAAGCAAATGAACGAACTGTGGACATGATGCTCAACCATAATTTAAAACAGGAGGAAAAAAAGGTTACCCCTTTAAAAAAGATGACGAGGACAGAAGAAGaatatgtgaagtcagaccctCAACTATGTTTGGTGAATACCCAGACCGATCTACCTGAATCCCATTTGTCCCACGATGTGCGCCATGACACAGCACATGGTGTCCAGCCTGCCGAGAACCTAAATGACACTTTGTGTGATTTACTGTCTGAACCAAGCTCCAGCATCACCCAGGACTTAGTTACAACAGATTTGCTTTTAGAGAAGATTTTTGTTCCCGGGCACAATGCAGCATCTACTATCAAAACAGTTGCTGTTGAGCACTCTCAAACAAAGAATTCAGACAAAAACAGTAATACACAAGAAGCTACAGCTGCTCTACGTTGTACAGAAAGCTTGTACTTGGACAACTGTAAAGCTAAACCGCCTCTACCTGAACCCTCAAGCATAGAACAGCCGACCCTTCCCCATTCTTTGCTTTGGGACCTCTTGCCCCTAGCCTCGTCTACACCAGATATAGTAGTAGGCACTAATACTCTGTCCTCGTTCCCCTTCCCTAAAATGCCACCAACTCCAGCAAATTCATCCCAGAGTACTGTGCTGGCTGCTGCTCTTCTTCCCCCTACCCAGCTTGTATCTCATGCTCCTTTACCACAGGAAACACATCAGGTGCCAACTCCC